One genomic region from Gadus morhua chromosome 9, gadMor3.0, whole genome shotgun sequence encodes:
- the sephs1 gene encoding selenide, water dikinase 1, which yields MSVRESFNPESYELDKNFRLTRFAELKGSGCKVPQDVLQKLLESLQENHYQEDEQFLGAVMPRLGIGMDTCVIPLRHGGLSLVQTTDYIYPIVDDPYMMGRLACANALSDLYAMGVTECDNMLMLLGVSNKMSEKERDKVMPLIIQGFKDASEEAGTSVTGGQTVLNPWVVIGGVATTVCQPNEFIMPDNAVPGDVLVLTKPLGTQVGVAVHQWLDIPEKWNKIKLVVTQEDVELAYHEAMMNMARLNRTAASLMHTFNAHAATDITGFGILGHAQTLARQQRSEVSFVIHNLPVLAKMAAVSKACGNMFGLMHGTCPETSGGLLICLPREQAARFCAEIKSPKYGEGHQAWIIGIVEKGNRTARIIDKPRIIEVAPQAATQNVNPTPGATS from the exons ATGTCTGTGCGAGAGTCCTTTAACCCAGAGAGCTACGAGCTTGACAAGAACTTCCGACTCACACGTTTTGCTGAGCTGAAGGGTAGCGGCTGTAAG GTTCCCCAGGATGTCCTACAGAAGCTTCTGGAAAGTCTACAAGAGAACCACTATCAGGAGGATGAACAGTTTCTTGGAGCTGTTATGCCCCGACTGG GCATAGGGATGGACACCTGTGTCATCCCACTCAGACACGGGGGCCTTTCACTGGTCCAGACCACAGACTACATCTACCCCATCGTGGACGACCCCTACATGATG GGGCGGTTAGCTTGTGCCAACGCTTTAAGTGACCTGTATGCCATGGGCGTGACGGAGTGTGACAACATGCTCATGCTCTTAGGAGTGAGTAACAAGATGTCAGAAAAG GAGCGGGACAAGGTGATGCCGTTGATCATTCAGGGCTTCAAGGACGCGTCAGAAGAAGCGGGCACGTCGGTAACAGGGGGCCAGACGGTGCTCAACCCCTGGGTGGTGATTGGCGGAGTGGCTACCACGGTCTGCCAGCCCAATGAGTTCATCAT gCCTGATAACGCGGTACCCGGGGACGTGCTGGTGCTGACCAAGCCCCTTGGCACGCAGGTCGGGGTGGCCGTTCACCAGTGGCTTGATATC ccaGAGAAGTGGAATAAGATCAAGCTGGTTGTAACCCAGGAAGATGTGGAGCTAGCCTATCACGAAGCTATGATGAACATGGCTCGACTCAACAGGACAG CGGCGAGCCTGATGCACACCTTCAACGCCCACGCCGCCACCGACATCACGGGGTTCGGAATCCTGGGGCACGCTCAGACGTTGGCGCGGCAACAGCGGAGCGAGGTGTCGTTTGTCATCCACAACCTGCCGGTCCtcgccaagatggccgccgtgtCCAAGGCCTGCGGCAACATGTTTGGGCTCATGCACGGAACTTGCCCGGAaacatcag GGGGCCTACTCATCTGCCTCCCCCGGGAACAGGCGGCCCGCTTCTGCGCGGAGATCAAGTCCCCGAAGTACGGCGAGGGCCACCAGGCCTGGATCATCGGCATCGTGGAGAAGGGGAACCGCACCGCCCGCATCATCGACAAGCCGCGGATCATCGAGGTGGCGCCGCAGGCCGCCACCCAGAACGTCAACCCCACCCCCGGTGCCACCTCCTAa
- the bend7 gene encoding BEN domain-containing protein 7 — protein MEFGERKRRRKSQSFKVVTDEDVDQPLVNSSCTDANEESKDCPVDEAEDEEEPGTEIKRQITGMMRLLSDKTSRVYQRTGAKGDDLKKDPQDYGPSWVQPPATLPHLPENHNWTHAAEPEPSSSCPIPIANGQRYTHETTCSTAPRIRNQPKDEANDKAPPSSPEGPCCMHSCQGTLQAILQELRSMRRLMQTQQASLVKQDQTASPQPTYLVPGPAPLHRARKRRPVFKMTPLNVSGRRASVSTPGSPSCVSLMPPITSLQSRDCDGFKKGSSGHTEEIELAVQNISMAANNQHTPLLSEAGEPQPKEYDPSAFSLEPAVRLAEEYDVFIPKAQLDSILLNYTRSGSLLFRKLVCAFFDDSTLANSLPNGKRKRGLNDNRKGLDQNIVGAIKGFTEKYCKTYRIEKLPGPRDWVQILQDQIKLARRRLKRDAEDVSSKASSSRACI, from the exons ATGGAGTTCGGAGAAAGGAAGCGAAGAAGGAAGTCACAAAGCTTTAAAGTGGTCACGGATGAAG ATGTTGACCAACCTTTGGTCAATTCCAGTTGCACAGATGCCAACGAAGAGTCTAAAGATTGTCCTGTTGATGAAG CTGAGGACGAAGAGGAACCGGGCACAGAGATCAAGAGACAAATCACAGGGATGATGAGACTTCTGAGTGATAAAACCAGCAGGGTGTATCAACGTACTGGGGCAAAAGGAGATGACCTGAAAAAGGATCCCCAGGACTATGGACCGAGCTGGGTACAACCGCCTGCCACCTTGCCCCATCTCCCAGAGAACCATAACTGGACCCATGCAGCCGAACCAGAGCCCTCATCTTCCTGCCCTATCCCCATAGCCAATGGGCAAAGATATACCCACGAAACCACCTGCTCCACAGCACCCAGGATCAGAAACCAGCCAAAGGATGAAGCTAATG ATAaagctcctccctcctcacctgaaGGCCCGTGCTGCATGCACAGCTGTCAGGGCACACTGCAGGCCATTCTGCAGGAGCTACGGTCAATGAGGAGGCTAATGCAGACTCAGCAAG CATCGTTGGTGAAGCAGGACCAGACGGCGTCACCACAACCCACGTACCTCGTCCCCGGCCCGGCACCTCTTCACAGGGCCCGAAAGAGGAGGCCTGTCTTCAAAATGACCCCACTGAATGTTTCAGGTCGAAGAGCTTCTGTTTCCACTCCTGGATCCCCCTCCTGTGTGTCCCTGATGCCCCCGATCACATCCCTGCAATCCAGAGACTGCGACGGCTTCAAGAAAGGGAGTTCTGGTCACACAGAGGAGATCGAACTGGCAGTGCAGAACATTTCAATGGCCGCCAACAACCAACACACTCCTCTCTTAAGTGAGGCCGGTGAACCTCAACCCAAAGAG TATGATCCGTCTGCTTTCTCCTTGGAGCCTGCTGTGCGTCTTGCAGAGGaatatgatgtatttattccCAAAGCTCAGCTAGACTCCATCCTGCTTAACTACACTCGCTCTGGCAGCCTGCTGTTTCGGAAACTG GTGTGTGCTTTCTTCGATGATAGCACTTTAGCTAACTCCTTACCTAatggcaagagaaagagaggactcAACGACAACCGCAAGGGTCTCGACCAAAACATTGTGGGAGCAATTAAAG GGTTTACAGAGAAGTACTGCAAAACATATAGGATAGAGAAGCTCCCCGGACCTCGAGACTGGGTCCAGATCCTCCAAGATCAGATCAAACTTGCCAGGAGGAGGCTGAAAAGAG ATGCAGAAGATGTCTCCAGTAAAGCCTCCTCAAGTAGAGCCTGCATATGA
- the prpf18 gene encoding pre-mRNA-splicing factor 18 isoform X1, protein MDLLKAEIERKRKLVEDKDLVNDTKRYFKRADLARKEEEEYYKRCGYKAQQQPTESQVAKVEEAPTPSAVPVMEMELTEEKLPMSLSRQEVIRRMRERGEPIRLFGESDYEAFQRLRKIEILAPEVNKGLRNDLKAAMDKIDQQYLNEIVGGTEAGEVDTQHDLKVHEEHTTIEELEALGKTLGTGDDSGDQGVIDKVLKFLLGVWAKDLNSREDHVKRSVQGKLASATHSQTETYLKPLFRKLRKKNLPADIKESITDIIKFMLEREYVKANDAYLQMAIGNAPWPIGVTMVGIHARTGREKIFSKHVAHVLNDETQRKYIQGLKRLITSCQKYFTTDPSKCVEYNATNP, encoded by the exons ATGGATCTCCTCAAGGCTGAgatcgagagaaagagaaagttggtTGAAGACAAGGATCTCGTAAAT GATACCAAGAGGTACTTCAAAAGAGCTGATCTTGCCCGtaaggaagaggaagaatatTACAAAAGATGTGGTTATAAA GCTCAGCAACAGCCCACTGAGAGCCAG GTGGCCAAGGTGGAGGAGGCGCCCACCCCCTCGGCCGTCCCGGTGATGGAAATGGAGCTCACGGAGGAGAAGTTACCGATGTCCCTGTCCCGTCAAGAG GTCATTCGGCGGATGAGGGAACGAGGTGAACCAATCCGTCTCTTCGGAGAGTCTGACTATGAAGCCTTCCAGAGACTCCGAAAAATTGAGATCCTGGCCCCAGAAGTCAATAAG GGATTGAGGAACGACCTGAAAGCAGCCATGGACAAGATCGATCAGCAGTACCTGAATGAGATTGTCGGGGGGACAGAAGCGGGAGAAGTCGACACTCAGCATGATCTGAAAGTGCACGAGGAGCACACCACCATAGAAGAACTAGAG GCTCTTGGTAAAACTCTCGGTACCGGAGATGATAGTGGAGACCAAGGTGTCATTGACAAAGTTCTGAAG TTCCTGCTGGGTGTTTGGGCCAAGGACCTGAACAGTAGAGAGGACCACGTGAAGCGCAGTGTCCAGGGCAAGCTGGCCAGTGCCACCCATTCCCAGACAGAGACCTACCTGAAACCTCTCTTCAGAAAGCTGAGGAAGAAG AACCTGCCCGCGGACATCAAGGAATCCATCACAGACATCATCAAATTCATGTTGGAAAGGGAGTATGTCAAG gcCAATGATGCGTACCTGCAGATGGCGATCGGTAATGCCCCCTGGCCTATTGGTGTGACCATGGTGGGAATCCACGCTCGTACAGGGCGAGAAAAGATCTTCTCCAAACACGTGGCCCACGTTCTCAACGACGAGACGCAAAGAAAATacatccag GGACTGAAGAGGTTAATAACCAGCTGCCAGAAGTACTTCACCACAGATCCCTCCAAGTGTGTCGAGTACAACGCTACGAACCCGTAG
- the prpf18 gene encoding pre-mRNA-splicing factor 18 isoform X2, whose product MDLLKAEIERKRKLVEDKDLVNDTKRYFKRADLARKEEEEYYKRCGYKVAKVEEAPTPSAVPVMEMELTEEKLPMSLSRQEVIRRMRERGEPIRLFGESDYEAFQRLRKIEILAPEVNKGLRNDLKAAMDKIDQQYLNEIVGGTEAGEVDTQHDLKVHEEHTTIEELEALGKTLGTGDDSGDQGVIDKVLKFLLGVWAKDLNSREDHVKRSVQGKLASATHSQTETYLKPLFRKLRKKNLPADIKESITDIIKFMLEREYVKANDAYLQMAIGNAPWPIGVTMVGIHARTGREKIFSKHVAHVLNDETQRKYIQGLKRLITSCQKYFTTDPSKCVEYNATNP is encoded by the exons ATGGATCTCCTCAAGGCTGAgatcgagagaaagagaaagttggtTGAAGACAAGGATCTCGTAAAT GATACCAAGAGGTACTTCAAAAGAGCTGATCTTGCCCGtaaggaagaggaagaatatTACAAAAGATGTGGTTATAAA GTGGCCAAGGTGGAGGAGGCGCCCACCCCCTCGGCCGTCCCGGTGATGGAAATGGAGCTCACGGAGGAGAAGTTACCGATGTCCCTGTCCCGTCAAGAG GTCATTCGGCGGATGAGGGAACGAGGTGAACCAATCCGTCTCTTCGGAGAGTCTGACTATGAAGCCTTCCAGAGACTCCGAAAAATTGAGATCCTGGCCCCAGAAGTCAATAAG GGATTGAGGAACGACCTGAAAGCAGCCATGGACAAGATCGATCAGCAGTACCTGAATGAGATTGTCGGGGGGACAGAAGCGGGAGAAGTCGACACTCAGCATGATCTGAAAGTGCACGAGGAGCACACCACCATAGAAGAACTAGAG GCTCTTGGTAAAACTCTCGGTACCGGAGATGATAGTGGAGACCAAGGTGTCATTGACAAAGTTCTGAAG TTCCTGCTGGGTGTTTGGGCCAAGGACCTGAACAGTAGAGAGGACCACGTGAAGCGCAGTGTCCAGGGCAAGCTGGCCAGTGCCACCCATTCCCAGACAGAGACCTACCTGAAACCTCTCTTCAGAAAGCTGAGGAAGAAG AACCTGCCCGCGGACATCAAGGAATCCATCACAGACATCATCAAATTCATGTTGGAAAGGGAGTATGTCAAG gcCAATGATGCGTACCTGCAGATGGCGATCGGTAATGCCCCCTGGCCTATTGGTGTGACCATGGTGGGAATCCACGCTCGTACAGGGCGAGAAAAGATCTTCTCCAAACACGTGGCCCACGTTCTCAACGACGAGACGCAAAGAAAATacatccag GGACTGAAGAGGTTAATAACCAGCTGCCAGAAGTACTTCACCACAGATCCCTCCAAGTGTGTCGAGTACAACGCTACGAACCCGTAG
- the si:dkey-234i14.6 gene encoding uncharacterized protein si:dkey-234i14.6 encodes MGGEPPGGSSSSSVGESGQEQYQALAFDTAVSTLVAVAVYVVVKVSLDGFRQWRSKISVLIVGSGPIGLTAALVAVRSGKVLKLTVLDERCRSALLCRPQQIALDPRSVGFLLGLGVDFDNMEGCWHNEHFFTKIGVFQEYLLSILEQKKQKVDVRVQLGTKFTEEYLHRLPRPQWPRVLVVADGSCGDSCSVLGISSDYAVESCRAYGANATIERLDQRQVPTPEIRAHRLYFDLSAYGVEALRDHKNHASKPGFHLKIYGTLRSRYMALVCPASDTKMVRFLCHTANASIMKNIFHQSFNAYKTDIEPRLSDLTLHRLQCSRRLFEVQLSHRHVSAAYIQGDNVAVTVEGEAARVLNFDTGCGVNLGMRGLESLKTFIYKTATAVDQNDVLEALAAKIKHSRQVSETFKQTGLLESMYE; translated from the exons ATGGGCGGAGAACCCCCTggagggagcagcagcagcagcgtcggCGAAAGTGGACAGGAGCAGTACCAGGCTTTAGCCTTCGACACCGCCGTCAGTACTCTAGTGGCTGTAGCCGTGTACGTGGTGGTCAAAGTCAGCCTGGACGGCTTCAGACAGTGGCGCTCCAAGATCTCCGTGTTAATAGTGGGCTCGGGACCGATCGGCCTGACCGCAGCGTTGGTCGCTGTCCGCTCGGGGAAGGTGCTGAAGCTGACAGTGCTCGACGAGCGGTGCCGGAGCGCCCTGCTCTGCCGGCCCCAGCAGATCGCCCTGGACCCCCGCAGTGTGGGGTTTCTGCTGGGGTTAGGGGTGGACTTTGATAATATGGAGGGGTGCTGGCACAACGAGCACTTTTTCACCAAGATCGGGGTGTTTCAGGAGTATTTGTTGAGCATCTTGGagcagaagaagcagaaggTCGACGTCCGTGTACAGCTGGGAACCAAG TTCACCGAGGAGTACCTGCACCGCCTCCCCCGGCCCCAGTGGCcccgggtgctggtggtggccgACGGGTCCTGCGGGGACTCCTGCTCCGTGCTGGGCATCAGCTCCGACTACGCGGTGGAGTCCTGCCGGGCCTACGGCGCCAACGCCACCATAGAGAGGCTGGACCAGAGACAG GTGCCCACCCCAGAGATCCGGGCTCACCGGCTCTACTTTGACCTGTCGGCCTACGGGGTAGAAGCGCTCCGGGACCACAAGAACCACGCCTCCAAGCCCGGCTTCCACCTGAAGATCTACGGAACCTTGCGGAGCCGCTACATGGCGCTGGTGTGCCCGGCCTCCGACACCAAGATGGTGCGCTTCCTGTGTCACACCGCCAACGCCTCG ATCATGAAGAACATCTTCCACCAGTCCTTCAACGCCTACAAGACGGACATCGAGCCGCGGCTCAGCGACCTCACGCTGCACCGCCTTCAGTGCAGCCGGCGCCTCTTCGAGGTGCAGCTGTCGCACCGCCATGTCAGCGCGGCCTACATCCAGGGGGACAACGTGGCCGTCACCGTGGAGGGCGAGGCCGCCCGCGTCCTCAACTTCGACACAg gTTGTGGTGTGAATCTGGGCATGCGCGGTCTTGAGTCTCTGAAAACGTTTATCTACAAGACGGCCACAGCTGTCGATCAGAACGACGTTCTAGAAGCGCTGGCCGCTAAAATCAAACACTCCCGGCAAGTATCAGAGACCTTCAAGCAGACGGGCCTGTTAGAGTCCATGTACGAGTAG